Proteins encoded within one genomic window of Hermetia illucens chromosome 2, iHerIll2.2.curated.20191125, whole genome shotgun sequence:
- the LOC119649024 gene encoding uncharacterized protein LOC119649024, which yields MFKLVVLFALVAIAAARPGLLVESPLAYAATSVDSGYAYSHSVHTPDYVNQVSVSKPLTTTTVVRSLPAVHAPAAIVSPVLAPAVHTYAAAPLVHAW from the exons atgtTCAAGTTG GTGGTGTTATTCGCTCTCGTTGCCATTGCTGCTGCCCGCCCAGGTCTTTTGGTTGAATCACCTTTGGCTTATGCTGCAACTTCTGTGGACAGTGGATACGCTTACTCCCATAGTGTACACACCCCAGACTACGTGAACCAAGTTTCGGTCAGCAAACCATTGACCACTACAACTGTAGTAAGGTCGCTTCCTGCTGTTCATGCTCCAGCCGCTATTGTTTCACCTGTCTTGGCCCCAGCTGTTCACACCTATGCTGCTGCACCTCTCGTCCATGCCtggtaa